Sequence from the Prosthecobacter debontii genome:
GCTAACCATTGCTAAAGTGGATATCCCTGTCGCCCCTGGGCGAGATGTGGCCGGCCTCATCGAATTGGCCGCCCTCAACTACAAGTTGCGCACTTTTGGTTACAATAGTGCGGTCGAGTTTGATCAAAGGTTGTTGAAAAAAATGGCAGACGACCAGATAGGTTAACCCGGCCAGCCAACCCCACCCGCATGACACTCTCCAAAGACCTCACGATCCGAAACAAGATGGGCATGCATGCCCGTCCGGCGGCGCAGTTCGTCAAGCGGGCCAGCAAATACAAATGCGACATCTGGGTGGAAAAAGACGATGAACCCGTGAACGGCAAGAGCATCATGGGCCTCATGATGCTGGCCGCAGGGCGTGGAGAAACCATCAAGCTCACTACCGAAGGCGTGGACGCCGAAGCCGCGATGGCCGATCTGGAGGAGCTGATCGCGACGGGCTTTGGCGATACGGAGTAAGAAAAATTCTTTTTAGATCGCTCCTTTTGTCATGGGGTGGAGCTTTCGTCCTTGTTTGCGACATTCATCGTCTCGTGAGAATCGAAGCACGACGAGTTTTTGGGTACTGAAGTGTCGGGGGAAACTTTTCTTTTTCTACTGAGACGTTAGACCCACCTGATGAAATAATGAATCAAATTCATGGGCAAGATCGAGCCCGCTCCTCACCCCAGCTCTTTCGCTGCGCGAAAGGTGAGGTGGGGGGCGTGAGGGGCCTGTTTCTATCCTCTCATTTCATGAGGGCCTCAGACATCAGCGCGGCCTGGAGGGCCGCTGGATTCAGCCCAGGCCGCAAGGCCTGTGAACCCGGCGGTCAGGGATGATCAACCCACGTCGCGCTCTGAAGGAGCGCGGGAACGGCAGGCACGTTTCCACATCCCATTCCCTCTCCCGCGACCCTTCAGGCCGCGACCTTTGAGAGGTGGGTCTCTTCCCACCCACCCAGGGCTTGCTTCGCATCGCACTGGGCTGAATCCGGCGATCCTTTGGACCGCAAGGCCCTCTGATACCCGCCTGACGAAATAACGCTTCACATTCGTGGGGTGAGGAGCGAGATGAAAGGTTTTACCACTTTAAATTTCACTTTGGTAGTATGGGTTAAGCCGAAGAAACACCCAGGGGCATAGCTCAGTTGGTAGAGCGTATCGTTCGCAATGAAAAGGTCCGGGGCGAATCCCCGTGTCTCCACTGCTGGGGCTGCCATTCCAAGGAAAATCCACGTGTAGTGGGTGTTAGCGCCCTGCGGTGACCACCATCTGCAATGGATCATTCGGCGAGGTGAAGCCCGGAGGTCGAAGTAGGGGTAGTCAAAGGTCTGAATTTGGAGTGGGAAGATGTGTAGATGATCGCAGGCCACGCAATCTCTCACGAGAAAACACCGCGCCTCGATCCCCGGGGCACATCTATCAATCATGGAGAGGGTTTGAGCAAGCCTTTGAGACGCTCCGTTAAGTCTGGATCTGGAATCCATTCGCTATTCGCTATTGTCCAAATGAGTATGGGTTCCTTCGCAGCATCTTTGCTCGCAAGGCCCCATGATATTTTTAAACGACCATTTAATTGGGCGGTTGTGACAGTTAAGTGGTCTCCCTGAGAATGATTGAAACGAAGAAACGCCTCCCAATCAGCAGGCAGTTTTTGGTTTAGTTGGGCATATTTTGCCAAGGAATCGACGACGAGGATATCCGTCGCGTTGTTACTAGGATCAATAAGCGACTCTCTGACAAAGAGAACCACTACAGCAACCAAGATCACAGCCGCAAAAACTGAAAGAATAATTTTCATCAAAGAGTATCCAACATCGGAGTTTAGAACGAGTCACCGCGATGCGCCCCAGAGCATCCACTTTAAAAATCGTAGCTTCTTCTCCCACAAGTTGCAAAGCTTGCAGCAGAGACGCAGACATCTACCTCGCAGTCTCACAGGCAAAGGCCATCAGCTACGTGCTGAACCTGTGGGATAAACTCAGTGTTTACCTGCGGGACGGTCGTGTTTGCATCGACAACAACCGGATCGAAAATGCGATCCTCCCCAGTGCCATCGGCAAAAAGAACTGGTTGTTCATGGGAGATCCCAAAAGCGGTGATCGCGCCGCCGTATTCTACACGCTGATTGGCAAGTGTCACCGCGAAGACATCACCGCGGAGGCCTATCTGACCGACCTCTTCACACGGCTGCCCACCGAGACCAACGGGAGCTCATAAGAGCCAGGATAG
This genomic interval carries:
- a CDS encoding HPr family phosphocarrier protein gives rise to the protein MTLSKDLTIRNKMGMHARPAAQFVKRASKYKCDIWVEKDDEPVNGKSIMGLMMLAAGRGETIKLTTEGVDAEAAMADLEELIATGFGDTE
- a CDS encoding IS66 family transposase, yielding MRPRASTLKIVASSPTSCKACSRDADIYLAVSQAKAISYVLNLWDKLSVYLRDGRVCIDNNRIENAILPSAIGKKNWLFMGDPKSGDRAAVFYTLIGKCHREDITAEAYLTDLFTRLPTETNGSS